The following are encoded together in the Argopecten irradians isolate NY chromosome 5, Ai_NY, whole genome shotgun sequence genome:
- the LOC138324195 gene encoding uncharacterized protein, with protein MYRRVKEKTSDKVVKSGVKVTTDKVVRSGIKETTTDKVVKSGVKETKTDKVVRSGVKETTTDKVVKSGVKETTTDKVVKSGVKETATDKVVRSDVKETTTDKVVKSGVKETTTDKVVRSGVKETTTDKVVKSGLKETTTDKVVKSGVKETTRDKVVKSGVKETTTDKDVKSVVKEITTTDKVVRSGVKEITTDKVVKSGVKETTDKVVKSDVKETTTDKVVRSGVKETTTDKVVKSDVKETTTEKFVKSGVKETTANKVVKSGVKETTTDKVVKSGVKETTTDKVLRSGVKETTTDKVVKTGGKETTTDKVVKAGVKETTTDKVVKSGVKETTTDKVVKSGVNETTIYQVVKSGVKETTTDKVVRSGAK; from the exons ATGTACAGGC GTGTCAAGGAGAAAACATCAGACAAGGTCGTGAAGTCAGGTGTAAAGGTGACAACAGACAAGGTCGTGAGGTCAGGtatcaaggagacaacaacagacaaagTCGTGAAGTCAGGTGTTAAAGAGACAAAAACAGACAAGGTCGTGAGgtcaggtgtcaaggagacaacaacagacaaggtcgTGAAGTCAGGTGTtaaggagacaacaacagacaaggtcgtgaagtcaggtgtcaaggagacagcaACAGACAAGGTCGTGAGATcagatgtcaaggagacaacaacagatAAGGTCGTGAAgtcaggtgtcaaggagacaacaacagacaaggtcgtgaggtcaggtgtcaaggagacaacaacagacaaggtcgTGAAGTCAGGTctcaaggagacaacaacagacaaggtcgtgaagtcaggtgtcaaggagacaacaagAGACAAGGTCGTGAAATCAG GTGTCAAAgagacaacaacagacaaggACGTGAAGTCAGTTGTCAAGGAgataacaacaacagacaaggtcgTGAGGTCGGGTGTCAAGGAGATAACAACAGACAAGGTCGTGAAGTCAGGTGTTAAGGAGACAACAGACAAAGTCGTGAAGTcagatgtcaaggagacaacaacagacaaggtcgtgaggtcaggtgtcaaggagacaacaacagacaaggtcgTGAAATcagatgtcaaggagacaacaacagaaAAATTCGTGAAgtcaggtgtcaaggagacaacagcAAATAAGGTCGTGAAgtcaggtgtcaaggagacaacaacagacaaggtAGTGAAgtcaggtgtcaaggagacaacaacagacaaggtcCTGAGgtcaggtgtcaaggagacaacaacagacaaggtcgTGAAGACAGGTGgcaaggagacaacaacagacaaggtcgtgaaggcaggtgtcaaggagacaacaacagacaaggtcgtgaaatcaggtgtcaaggagacaacaacagacaaagTCGTGAAGTCAGGTGTCAACGAGACAACAATATACCAGGTCGTGAAgtcaggtgtcaaggagacaacaacagacaaggtcgTGAGGTCAGGTGCCAAGTAG
- the LOC138324196 gene encoding enolase-phosphatase E1-like: MSGVKETTTDKVVKSGVKETTTDMVVMSGVKEITTDKVVRSGVKETTTDKFVKSGGKKTTTDKVVKSGFKETTTDKVVKSGVKETTTDKVVRSGVKETTTDKVVRSGIKETTTYKVVRSGVKETTTDKVVKSGVNETTTNKVVRSGVKEITTDKVVKSGVKETTIDKVVRAGVKETTTDKVVKSGVKETTTDKVVTSGVKEATTEKVVKSGVKETTTDKVVRSDVKETTTDKVVKSGVKETTTDKVVRSGVKETTTDKVVKSGLKETTTDKVVKSDVKETTRDKVETTDKVVKSDVKETTTDKVVRSGVKETTTDKVVKSGIKETTTDKFVKSGVKETTTNKVVKSGVKETTTDKVVKSGVKETTTDKVLRSGVKETTTDKVVKSGVKETTTDKVVMSGVKETTTDKVVRSGIKETTTCKVVRLGVKETTTDMVVMSGVKEITTDKVVRSGVKETTTDKFVKSGGKKTTTNKVVKSGFKETTTDKVVKSGVKETTTDKVVRSGVKETTTDQVVMSGIKETTTYKVVRLGVKETTTYKVLKSGVNETTTNKVVRSGVKEITTDKVVKSGVKETTIDKVVRAGVKETTTDKVVKSGVKETTTDKVVTSGVKEATTEKVETTDKVVKSDVKETTTDKVVRSGVKETTTDKVVKSGIKETTTDKFVKSGVKETTTNKVVKSGVKETTTDKVVKSGVKETTTDKVLRSGVKETTTDKVVKSGVKETTTDKVVKAGVKETTIDQVVKSGVKETTTDKVVRSGVK; this comes from the exons ATgtcaggtgtcaaggagacaacaacagacaaggtcgtgaagtcaggtgtcaaggagacaacaacagacaTGGTCGTGATGTCAGGTGTCAAGGAGATAACAACAGACAAGGTCGTGAGgtcaggtgtcaaggagacaacaacagacaaatTCGTGAAGTCAGGTGGCAAGAagacaacaacagacaaggtcgTGAAATCAGGtttcaaggagacaacaacagacaaagTCGTGAAgtcaggtgtcaaggagacaacaacagacaaggtcgtgaggtcaggtgtcaaggagacaacaacagacaaggtcgTGAGGTCAGGtatcaaggagacaacaacatACAAGGTCGTGAGgtcaggtgtcaaggagacaacaacagacaaggtAGTGAAGTCAGGTGTCAACGAGACAACAACAAATAAGGTCGTGAGGTCAGGTGTCAAGGAGATAACAACAGACAAGGTCGTGAAgtcaggtgtcaaggagacaacaataGACAAGGTTGTGAGagcaggtgtcaaggagacaacaacagacaaggtcgTGAAGTCAGGTGTtaaggagacaacaacagacaaggtcgTGACGTCAGGTGTCAAGGAGGCAACAACAGAGAAGGTCGTGAAgtcaggtgtcaaggagacaacaacagacaaggtcgTGAGATcagatgtcaaggagacaacaacagatAAGGTCGTGAAgtcaggtgtcaaggagacaacaacagacaaggtcgtgaggtcaggtgtcaaggagacaacaacagacaaggtcgTGAAGTCAGGTctcaaggagacaacaacagacaaggtcgTGAAGTcagatgtcaaggagacaacaagAGACAAGGTC GAGACAACAGACAAGGTCGTGAAGTcagatgtcaaggagacaacaacagacaaggtcgtgaggtcaggtgtcaaggagacaacaacagacaaggtcgTGAAATCAGGtatcaaggagacaacaacagacaaatTCGTGAAgtcaggtgtcaaggagacaacaacaaaTAAGGTCGTGAAgtcaggtgtcaaggagacaacaacagacaaggtAGTGAAgtcaggtgtcaaggagacaacaacagacaaggtcCTGAGgtcaggtgtcaaggagacaacaacagacaaggtcgtgaagtcaggtgtcaaggagacaacaacagacaaggtcgtgatgtcaggtgtcaaggagacaacaacagacaaggtcgTGAGGTCAGGtatcaaggagacaacaacatGCAAGGTTGTGAGGttaggtgtcaaggagacaacaacagacaTGGTCGTGATGTCAGGTGTCAAGGAGATAACAACAGACAAGGTCGTGAGgtcaggtgtcaaggagacaacaacagacaaatTCGTGAAGTCAGGTGGCAAGAAGACAACAACAAACAAGGTCGTGAAATCAGGtttcaaggagacaacaacagacaaagTCGTGAAgtcaggtgtcaaggagacaacaacagacaaggtcgtgaggtcaggtgtcaaggagacaacaacagacCAGGTCGTGATGTCAGGtatcaaggagacaacaacatACAAGGTCGTGAGGttaggtgtcaaggagacaacaacatACAAGGTATTGAAGTCAGGTGTCAACGAGACAACAACAAATAAGGTCGTGAGGTCAGGTGTCAAGGAGATAACAACAGACAAGGTCGTGAAgtcaggtgtcaaggagacaacaataGACAAGGTTGTGAGagcaggtgtcaaggagacaacaacagacaaggtcgTGAAGTCAGGTGTtaaggagacaacaacagacaaggtcgTGACGTCAGGTGTCAAGGAGGCAACAACAGAGAAGGTC GAGACAACAGACAAGGTCGTGAAGTcagatgtcaaggagacaacaacagacaaggtcgtgaggtcaggtgtcaaggagacaacaacagacaaggtcgTGAAATCAGGtatcaaggagacaacaacagacaaatTCGTGAAgtcaggtgtcaaggagacaacaacaaaTAAGGTCGTGAAgtcaggtgtcaaggagacaacaacagacaaggtAGTGAAgtcaggtgtcaaggagacaacaacagacaaggtcCTGAGgtcaggtgtcaaggagacaacaacagacaaggtcgtgaagtcaggtgtcaaggagacaacaacagacaaggtcgtgaaggcaggtgtcaaggagacaacaataGACCAGGTCGTGAAgtcaggtgtcaaggagacaacaacagacaaggtcgTGAGGTCAGGTGTCAAGTAG
- the LOC138324197 gene encoding uncharacterized protein, with amino-acid sequence MSGVKETTTDKVVRSGIKETTTCKVVRLGVKETTTDMVVMSGVKEITTDKVVRSGVKETTTDKFVKSGGKKTTTDKVVKSGFKETTTDKVVKSGVKETTTDQVVMSGVKETTTDKVVRSGIKETTTCKVVRLGVKETTTDMVVMSGVKEITTDKVVRSGVKETTTDKFVKSGGKKTTTDKVVKSGFKETTTDKVVKSGVKETTTDKVVRSGVKETTTDQVVMSGIKETTTYKVVRLGVKETTTYKVLKSGVNETTTNKVVRSGVKEITTDKVVKSGVKETTIDKVVRAGVKETTTDKVVKSGVKETTTDKVVTSGVKEATTEKVETTDKVVKSDVKETTTDKVVRSGVKETTTDKVVKSGIKETTTDKFVKSGVKETTTNKVVKSGVKETTTDKVVKSGVKETTTDKVLRSGVKETTTDKVVKSGVKETTTDKVVKAGVKETTIDQVVKSGVKETTTDKVVRSGVK; translated from the exons ATgtcaggtgtcaaggagacaacaacagacaaggtcgTGAGGTCAGGtatcaaggagacaacaacatGCAAGGTTGTGAGGttaggtgtcaaggagacaacaacagacaTGGTCGTGATGTCAGGTGTCAAGGAGATAACAACAGACAAGGTCGTGAGgtcaggtgtcaaggagacaacaacagacaaatTCGTGAAGTCAGGTGGCAAGAagacaacaacagacaaggtcgTGAAATCAGGtttcaaggagacaacaacagacaaagTCGTGAAgtcaggtgtcaaggagacaacaacagacCAGGTCGTGATgtcaggtgtcaaggagacaacaacagacaaggtcgTGAGGTCAGGtatcaaggagacaacaacatGCAAGGTTGTGAGGttaggtgtcaaggagacaacaacagacaTGGTCGTGATGTCAGGTGTCAAGGAGATAACAACAGACAAGGTCGTGAGgtcaggtgtcaaggagacaacaacagacaaatTCGTGAAGTCAGGTGGCAAGAagacaacaacagacaaggtcgTGAAATCAGGtttcaaggagacaacaacagacaaagTCGTGAAgtcaggtgtcaaggagacaacaacagacaaggtcgtgaggtcaggtgtcaaggagacaacaacagacCAGGTCGTGATGTCAGGtatcaaggagacaacaacatACAAGGTCGTGAGGttaggtgtcaaggagacaacaacatACAAGGTATTGAAGTCAGGTGTCAACGAGACAACAACAAATAAGGTCGTGAGGTCAGGTGTCAAGGAGATAACAACAGACAAGGTCGTGAAgtcaggtgtcaaggagacaacaataGACAAGGTTGTGAGagcaggtgtcaaggagacaacaacagacaaggtcgTGAAGTCAGGTGTtaaggagacaacaacagacaaggtcgTGACGTCAGGTGTCAAGGAGGCAACAACAGAGAAGGTC GAGACAACAGACAAGGTCGTGAAGTcagatgtcaaggagacaacaacagacaaggtcgtgaggtcaggtgtcaaggagacaacaacagacaaggtcgTGAAATCAGGtatcaaggagacaacaacagacaaatTCGTGAAgtcaggtgtcaaggagacaacaacaaaTAAGGTCGTGAAgtcaggtgtcaaggagacaacaacagacaaggtAGTGAAgtcaggtgtcaaggagacaacaacagacaaggtcCTGAGgtcaggtgtcaaggagacaacaacagacaaggtcgtgaagtcaggtgtcaaggagacaacaacagacaaggtcgtgaaggcaggtgtcaaggagacaacaataGACCAGGTCGTGAAgtcaggtgtcaaggagacaacaacagacaaggtcgTGAGGTCAGGTGTCAAGTAG
- the LOC138324198 gene encoding uncharacterized protein, with protein sequence MSGVKETTTDKVVRSGIKETTTCKVVRLGVKEITTDKVVRPGVKETTTDKFVKSGGKKTTTDKVVKSGFKETTTDKVVKSGVKETTTDKVVRSGIKETTTDQVVMSGIKETTTYKVVRLGVKETTTYKVVKSGVNETTTNKVVRSGVKEITTDKVVKSGVKETTTDKVVKSGVKETTTFTVVNKNENSPKMLSLTDITI encoded by the coding sequence ATgtcaggtgtcaaggagacaacaacagacaaggtcgTGAGGTCAGGtatcaaggagacaacaacatGCAAGGTTGTGAGGTTAGGTGTCAAGGAGATAACAACAGACAAGGTCGTGAGGccaggtgtcaaggagacaacaacagacaaatTCGTGAAGTCAGGTGGCAAGAagacaacaacagacaaggtcgTGAAATCAGGtttcaaggagacaacaacagacaaagTCGTGAAgtcaggtgtcaaggagacaacaacagacaaggtcgTGAGGTCAGGtatcaaggagacaacaacagacCAGGTCGTGATGTCAGGtatcaaggagacaacaacatACAAGGTCGTGAGGttaggtgtcaaggagacaacaacatACAAGGTAGTGAAGTCAGGTGTCAACGAGACAACAACAAATAAGGTCGTGAGGTCAGGTGTCAAGGAGATAACAACAGACAAGGTCGTGAAgtcaggtgtcaaggagacaacaacagacaaggtcgtgaagtcaggtgtcaaggagacaacaacatttactgtggtaaataaaaatgaaaactcaCCTAAAATGTTATCCTTAACGGATATTACCATTTAG